One Skermanella sp. TT6 genomic window, GGGCGGGCCACTCGGCCGACAGGGTGCCGGTGCGCAGCCGGACCGTCGCCTCCAGCCCGAGCCGGTCGAGCGGTGGAAGCCCGCGGTCGGGTTCGACCGATCCTCCCCCGAGCAGGCCGGCGACCAGGGGGCGCAGCCGGTCGAGCGGCACCTGGGCCGGCACCTCGGCCAGCTCGATCCCGTCGGCGCCGGCAAGCTGCGTGCCGGGGGCGGCGTACTGGCCGCGCTCCACCGAGACCTCGTTGATCCGGCCGGCGAAGGGCATGCGGATCTCCGTCCGCTCCAGGGCCAGCCGGGCCTCGGCCAGCTGGGAGTCCTGGAGCGCGGCCGTGGCCCGCAGCTGGTCGCGCTGGCTGGGGATCAGGTCCAGCGAGGTCTGCTGGCCCTGGAGCCGCTGGCGCTGGGCCAGCATCGAGTTGAGCGCCTGGTCGAGCGCCGACTGGCTGCCGGCGCCGGAGGCCTGCAGGTTGCGCTTGCGCTCCACGTCCTGGGTCGTGACGGCCAGCGCCTCCCGCTCGATCGCGACCGCCTGGCGGAGGTTCTCCTCCCGGACGTCCAATTCCCGGATCTGCGCCTCGACGGAACGCCGCTGCGCCTCCATCCGGGCGATCGCCAGCTGGTAGTCGGCTGGATCGATCCGAACCAGCAGGGCGCCGGCAGGCAGCAGGGCACCGCGCTTCAGGTCGGGATGGGTCTCGACGACGGTGCCGCCGACCTGGGCGATCGCGGTCCAGACCCGGTCGGGCCGCACCGTGCCGAACCCGGTGGCGCGCGGGGCCACGGGAAGGGCCGCGACCTCGATCACCCGTGCAGGCCGGGCGGTCTCGGCCCGCTCGACCTGGACGGGCGCCGCCTTGTCGCGGGCGAAACTGAAGAAGACGAAGGCGCCCAGCAGGATGGGCGGGAGGATCAGGAGGCGGCGCCACCACGACCTGCCTGTCGCCCCCGGGGCGGGGACCCGGTTTTCCCCGGGCCGGCTGGCGGACATGGCGGAGTTCCTCGGACAAATCGTTTCAGGTTACGCTAATGTACCCGAAGGGAACGATCGGCGCTCACCTGAAAATGTCGCAGGGCCGCCCCTTTGCCAAGGGCGGCCCCGGACATGCGCGTCAAGAGGACGTCAGCGGGCGGTGGCGGGCACCTCCTCCGCCTTGGGTCCGCCACCGCCGCCGCCGCCACGGGTCATGACCAGGGACACGATCACGCCGGCGGCGAGCAGGCCGAAGGTGACCGACAGGGAGATCACCGGGTCCAGCTTGCCGTAGAACTGGTTGTAGAAGATCTTGCCGCCGATGAAGACCAGGACCAGCGACAGCGCGTACTTGAGGTAATGGAACCGGTGGACCATCGCCGCCAGCGCGAAGTAGAGCGCCCGCAGGCCCAGGATCGCGAAGATGTTGCTGGTATAGACGATGAACGGGTCGGTCGTGATCGCGAAGATCGCGGGCACGCTGTCCACCGCGAAGACCAGGTCGGCGAACTCGATCAGCACCAGCGCCAGGAACAGCGGCGTCACGAACCGCACCATCCGGCCCGATCCTTTCGGATCCGGAAGCTTCACGAAGAACTTTTCGCCGTGGAGCTTGTCGGTCACGTTGAGCCGCCTGCGCAGGAACTTCAGGATCGGGTTCTTCTCGATGTCCGGCATGTTGTCGGACACCAGCAGCATCTTGACGCCGGTGACCAGCAGGAAGGCGCCGAAGATGAACAGGATCCAGTCGAACTCGGTGACCAGGGCGGCGCCCAGGCCGATCATGATGCCGCGCAGGACGATGACGCCCAGGATGCCCCAGACCAGCACCCGGTGCTGGTAGAGCCGGGGAATGGCGAAGTAGCTGAAGATCAGCGATATGACGAACACGTTGTCCATCGCCAGGCTCTTCTCGACGAAGAAGCCGGTGAAGTACTGCATGCCCGGCTCGGGACCGAAATACCACCAGACCCAGGTGCCGAACAGGCAGCCCATGGCGATGTAGCCGGCACTCAGCCAGAGGCTCTCGACGATGCCGATTTCATGCGTCTTGCGGTGGAGAACGCCGAGGTCGAAGGCCAGGAGGGCGATGACGATGGCGATGAAGGTGAACCAGATCCAGGCGGGTTTGCCGAGGAAGTCCGCCGAAAGGACGGCGAGAAGGGCGTCCATGTGCCGAATGACCCGTTTACGCTGCTGCGTCGGCTGTTGCTGACGAAGGTCCGACATCACGGCCGACGCCTCGGCCGCCAGCGGGGCCCGGACCCTTGCGCTTTGGCCTAGCCGAGATGGCCCCGGGAACCCATCGGCACAAGTCCCCGGGACCCGAAAGATGGCCAAATGAAGGACAATGGCGACGGAAATCAGGCGGGCGGGAGCGCCGGGCCGGACGGCGGCGCGGGACGCAGGGCCACGGTGAAGACGGCGCCCCCCTGCTCGTGGTTGGCGGCGGCGATCCGGCCGCCGAAGTCCTGGACGATGCCGTAGCTGATCGACAGGCCGAGCCCCAGCCCCACCCCGACCTCCTTGGTGGTGAAGAACGGGTCGAACAGCCGGGGCAGGTCGTCCTCCGGGATGCCGGGGCCCGTGTCGCGAACCTTCAGCAGGACATGTCCGTCCTCCTGTTCCAGGCTGACGGCGACGAGCCGGCGGTTGCGGGCGGAAACCGCGTCCAGCGCGTTGCGCAGCAGGTTGACGATCACCTGCTCCAGCCGGGCCTCGTCGGCCAGCACCATCGGGAGCGGTCCTTGCGTGGCCTCGTCCGGCATTTCGAGCACCATGTCGGCGCCCAGCGCGGCGGCCTGGGCGCCCAGCAGAGCCATGGACCGATCTACCGCGAGGCGGGGGGAGACGGGACCGAGCATGCCGGACGATTTGCGGGCGAAGGTCTTGAGCTGCCGGGTGATGGTTGCCACCCGCTCGGTCAGGCCCGTGATCTCCAGCAGGTTGCCGCGCACCAAGTCCAGGCGCCCGCGGTCCAGCAGCAGCGCGGCGTTCTCCGCGTAGGACCGGATCGCGGAGATCGGCTGGTTCACCTCGTGGACGATCCCCGCGGCCATCTGGCCGAGAGCCGCCAGCTTCGCCGCCTGGATCAGGTCCTCCTGGGCGCGGCGCGCCGCCTGTTCCGCCCGCCCGCGCTCCGCGATCTCGTCCGTCAGGCGCAGGTTGGCCGAGCTCAGCTCGGCGGTCCGCTCGGTGACCCGGTGCTCCAGCATCAGCTGGGCGCGCCGCTGGTATTCCAGCCGCTCCGCCAGTGCCAGGCGGCGCTGGAGAACCACCAGCCCGGCCGCCAGCAGCAGGAGCGTCGCGATGCCGGCGACGAGGCCGGCCGACCGGGCGCGGGCATCGGCCGGCCTGCTGTCGAGCGCCACATGGACCTTCCAGTCCGTGTCCGGGACCGGCCCGCGGTGCACCAGCGCGCTGTCCAGCGGGGGCAGGGGCTCCAGGCCGGTGCCCTCGTACTGCTGGCTTGCCTCGAACTCGCGCCGGACCTCCGGGGGGAGCGGCGCCAGGGTGCGGAAGCGCCAGTCCGGGACGTTGGTGATGAAGACGACCCCGCGGCGGTCGGTGACGAAGACCCGTTCGCCGGCCATGTCGTGCCAGGTCGCCTCCAGCGGTTCCATGGCGACCTTGGCGACCACCACGCCGACCGTGTGGTGCTCCGCCCATACGGGGGCCCAGACCGGATAGGCGATGTAGTAGCCGGGCTTCTGCGAAGTCGTTCCCATCGCGAAATAACGCCCGACGCGCCCCGCCAGCGCCTCGCGGAAATAGGGCCGGAAGGCGAAGTTGCGGCCGATGAAGCTGGTCTCCTCGGTCCAGTTGCTCGACGCCAGCGTGGTGCCGTCGCGCGCCATGACGTAGAGCGCCGACAGCGACGCCCCGGCGTTCAGCGCCGCCAGCTTGCGGTCGACCCGGTCGACCAGGGCTGCGTCGCGCGGCGAGGCGAGCAGGGCCGCCACGTCGGGGTCCCAGGCCAGCGTCAGCGGCAGGACGCGGTACTTCTCGATCTCCGCGGTCAGGGTGGCGGTATAGAGCGACAGCCGCGCCTGCGCCGTTTCGGCCAGTTCCTCCAGCGCCTCCCCCCGCGCCCACTCCGCCGCGAACCAGGATGCGGGCGGCACCAGCGCGCAGGCCGCCAGGGCCAGGGCCGCCGCGAGCCCCCGGAAGCCGCGCGGGAGGGCTCCCGGCCATGCCGGGCGCCACGCGGCCCATTGCTTGATCGACCTGGTCAAGGCGTTCCGCCTTTCTTGTTCCGCGGGCGGAAGGACCGCCGGCGCCGGCCCGGTCCCGGCATCAGTCCAGTTGCAGCACCTGCGCCTTCAGGTAGGCGGTCTCCGGCAGGTACGGATGCACCGGGTGGTCGGGCGCGGCGCCGCCGGTCCGCAGGATCCGCCCCGAGCGCCGGGCGTCGCCCAGGCCCCGGGAGACCTGCTCGGCGAACAGCGGCACGTCCACATTGTGGCTGCACGAGGCGACCAGCAGGAAGCCGCCCGGCGCCGTGATCGAGGCGGCCAGCCGCGTCATCTTGCGATAGGCCCGGGTCCCGGCATGCAGGTCCTTCTTCGATTTCACGAAGGCCGGCGGGTCGGCGATCACCACGCCGAACCGCTCGCCGGCGGCAGCCAGCCGTTCCAGCTCCTCGAAGGCGTCGGCCCGGCGGAACTCGCACAGGCCGGCGACGCCGTTGGCCTCGGCGGCGCGGGCGCCGTTGGCGAGCGCCGCTTCCGACCGGTCCACCGCGACGACCGAGGCGGCGCCTCCCTTGGCGCACTGCACCGCGAAGCCGCCGTTGTAGCTGTAGAAGTCGATCACCCGCGCGCCGCGCGCCAGCGCCGCGATCGCCGCGCGGTTGTCGCGCTGGTCGTAGAACCAGCCGGTCTTCTGCCCGGCGCCCGGATCGGCGAAGAAGATGCTGCCGTTCTCCTCCAGCCGGATCGGGCCGTCCAGCGCCCCCTTGGCGACCCTGACCTCGCCGCCCAGGCCTTCGAGCCCGCGCGCCGGGCTGTCGTTGCGCAGGACCACCGCGGCGGGGGACAGCACCTCGTCCAGCGCCTCCAGCAAGGCGGGAGTCAGCCGGTCCATCCCGGCGGAATTCGCCTGGACGACCACGGTGTCGCCGAAGCGGTCGACCACCAGGGCCGGCAGCCCGTCGGCCTCGGCATGGACCAGCCGGTAGAACGGCCGGCCGTAGAGCCGCTCGCGCAGGTCGAGCGCCCGGCGCAGCCGCTCCGCCAGGAAGCCGCGGTCGACCTGCGCCTCCGGGTCTCGCGCCAGCATCCGCGTGCAGATCAGCGTGTGCGGGTTGAAGGTGGCGGCGCCCAGCGGCGCGCCGTCGTGGGTGACCACCCGGACGACGCTGCCCGGCGGGATCGCCTTGGCCGTGTTGTCCATGTGGATCTCGTTGGAATAGACCCAGGGATGGCCGTGCTGGACCCGCTTGTGCCGGCTCGGCTGCAGGCGGATGGTCGGTCGGGGGGCAATGTCGCTCATGGCCCGCAGTCTAGCGGCTGCCGGCGCCCTGGCAACAGCGAGAGGCCCCCCTAATGGTCGTTGGCCACGTCCAGCGCCACGGGCGCCATGTCGATCATCAGCTTGCACAGCCTCAGGGTCTCGACGGCGTGGCCGGCTTCCCGGAAGCTGTTCAGCAGCCAGTTGCAGTATTCCGGCAGGCTCGAATAGTCGTCCGGCAGGTTGGTGTGGATCGCGGCGCAGCCGAGGTCGTCGGCGATCCTGTCCATCGCGCCGAGCAGCGCGTCGGCGGCGCCCGCCAGGTCGAACAGGTCGAGCACGATGAAGTTCTCGACCGCCAGCACCCGGCCGTGCCGCAGATGGTTCTCCACCGCGTAGCTGAACAGGCCGTGGATATAGCCGCGGGCGTTCTGCACGGTCATGATTCCCCGGGACCGGGTCCGATTCTTCCCCGAGGGGGAATGGCCGCCGGTTTCAAGCTCCGGAACCGCCAGGACGGCTGCGGCAAAATCGCGCCATCGCTCGACGTCGAGATCGGGTGCGATCGTCTGCACCACCGGGAAAGCCTGGTCGATCTGACGGCGGGCTAAGGGTTTCGCAACATAAGTGTCGTGCATGGACGTCTCGACCACAGGTGCTGGCGTGACGATGGCAGCCCCCGAGCCCGCGGGTCCTTGACGTAGATCAATGTTGCCGGCCAGCGGCATCCCCATAGTCCCCACCCGTCAAAGGGATTTGCGTACGTGCCGCGTGCCGTCGCGGCGGTGCGGACCCGGCACGATGGAATCAAGAGCAACCTTACGGTGGCGAGGAACGACCGGCCCGTCCGGCCCGGCCCCGCCAGACGGGAGATATAGGTAATGACAGCAGCGACCCTGTCCCACGGTTCGTCCGTGGGAGGCGAGCGGGCAGGTGAGGAGACCGTCTCGTACAACGAGGCTGTCATCCGCCTGTTCGTCATCGCCACTGTTTTCTGGGGTGTCGTCGGCTTCCTGGTCGGCATCGTGATCGCCCTGCAGCTGGCGTTCCCGGCGTTGAACCTGGGCCTGGAATGGACCAGCTTCGGCCGCCTGCGGCCGCTGCACACCTCGGCGGTGATCTTCGCCTTCGGCGGCAACGCCCTGTTCGCCACCTCGCTGTACGTCGTCCAGCGCACCTGCCGGGCTCCGCTCTGGGGCGGGCCGGCGATCGCCAATTTCCTGTTCGTGGGCTACCAGCTCTTCATCGTGCTCGCGGCGTCGGGCTACGTGCTGGGCATCACCCAGGGCAAGGAATACGCCGAGCCGGAATGGTACGTGGACCTGTGGCTGACGGTCGTCTGGGTGGTCTACCTGCTGACCTTCGTCGGCACGATCATGCAGCGGCGCGAGCCCCACATCTACGTCGCCAACTGGTTCTACCTGGCGTTCATCGTGACCATCGCGATGCTCCACTTGGTCAACAACCTGAACGTCCCGGTCTCGTTCTTCGGCACCGCCAGCTACCCGCTGTTCGCGGGCGTGCAGGGCGCGCTGGTCCAGTGGTGGTACGGCCACAACGCGGTGGGCTTCTTCCTGACCGCCGGCTTCCTGGGCATGATGTACTACTTCATCCCCAAGCAGGCGGGCCGGCCGGTCTATTCCTACCGGCTGTCGATCATCCATTTCTGGTCGCTGATCTTCCTCTACATCTGGGCCGGTCCGCACCACCTGCACTACACGGCCCTGCCGGAATGGGCGCAGACGCTGGGCATGACCTTCTCCGTCATGCTGTGGATGCCGTCCTGGGGCGGCATGATCAACGGCATCATGACCCTGTCCGGCGCCTGGGACAAGCTGCGCACCGACCCGGTGCTGCGCTTCCTGGTCACCTCCGTCGCGTTCTACGGCATGAGCACCTTCGAAGGCCCGGTCATGTCGATCAAGGCGGTCAACGCCCTGTCGCACTACACCGACTGGACCGTCGGCCACGTCCACTCCGGCGCGCTCGGCTGGGTCGCCTTCGTCAGCTTCGGCGCGGTGTACTACCTGGTTCCCCAGCTCTGGAAGGCCCAGCGGCTCTACTCGCTGCGGCTGGTCAGCTATCACTTCTGGACCGCCACCATCGGCATCGTCCTCTACATCACCGCGATGTGGATCTCGGGCATCATGCAGGGCCTGATGTGGCGCGCCTACGACAACCTCGGCTTCCTGCAGTACTCGTTCGTCGAGACCGTGGCGGCCATGCATCCCTTCTACGTGATCCGCGCCATGGGCGGCGTGCTGTTCCTGATCGGCGCCCTGATCATGGTCTACAACCTGTGGCGGACGACCAAGGGCGACATCCGGGTCGAGAAGCCCTACGTCACCGCTCCGACGCGCAAGTTCGCGCCGGCCGCCGAGTAAGGACCCAGCACGATGGCTAGCACCGACAAGAAGTCCGGCCTTTTCAATCACGGGCTGATCGAAAAGAACGTCACCCTGATGATGGTCCTGATCCTGCTCACCGTCTCCATCGGCGGCCTGGTCGAGATCGTCCCCCTCTTCACCATCGAGACCACCATCGAGAAGGTGGAGGGGGTCCGCCCCTACACCCCGCTCGAGCAGATGGGCCGCAACATCTATATCCGCGAAGGCTGCTACAACTGCCATAGCCAGCAGGTCCGTCCGTTCCGCGACGAGGCCGAGCGCTATGGGCACTACAGCCTGGCGGCCGAGAGCATGTACGACCATCCGTTCCAGTGGAGTTCGAAGCGCACCGGCCCGGACCTCGCCCGGGTCGGCGGCAAATACTCCAACCAGTGGCAGGTCGCCCATCTGGTGGATCCGCGCGCCCTGGTGCCGGAGTCCATCATGCCGGGCTACGGCTTCCTCCTGGAGCGCCCGCTGAAGTATGCCGACATCAAGGACCATCTGAAGACCCTGAGCATCGTCGGGGTGCCCTACACCTCCGAGCAGATCGACGTCGCCGCCAAGGACCTGGAGGTCCAGCAGCGTCCCGACGGCGAGACCGACGGCCTCCTGGCCCGCTATCCCAAGGCTGTCGTCGCCGATTTCGACGGCAACCCGAAGGTCGTGACCGAGATGGATGCGCTGGTCGCCTACCTCCAGATGCTCGGTACGCTGGTCGATTTCACGAAGTATCAGCCGGCCGATCTCAAGCAATAATTGGTGGAACCAGTGGATCTGAACGCAATCGCGTCATTTTTGCGCTCCTTCTGGACGGTTTGGTTGATGCTGCTGTTCGTCGGCGTCCTGTTCTGGGCCTTGCGGCCCAAGAACAAGTCGAAGTTCGACGAGGCCAGCCGCATCCCGTTCAAGGATGAAGGCCAGGAGAAATAGGTCATGCCGACCA contains:
- a CDS encoding efflux RND transporter periplasmic adaptor subunit, which encodes MSASRPGENRVPAPGATGRSWWRRLLILPPILLGAFVFFSFARDKAAPVQVERAETARPARVIEVAALPVAPRATGFGTVRPDRVWTAIAQVGGTVVETHPDLKRGALLPAGALLVRIDPADYQLAIARMEAQRRSVEAQIRELDVREENLRQAVAIEREALAVTTQDVERKRNLQASGAGSQSALDQALNSMLAQRQRLQGQQTSLDLIPSQRDQLRATAALQDSQLAEARLALERTEIRMPFAGRINEVSVERGQYAAPGTQLAGADGIELAEVPAQVPLDRLRPLVAGLLGGGSVEPDRGLPPLDRLGLEATVRLRTGTLSAEWPARFARMGDGVDPKTRTIDVMVVVDQPYARAIPGIRPPLTKGMFVEVELKAPPGPPVPVIPRAALQPGDHVHVATRDDRLEIRRVTVADAHGGFITVAEGLRPGERVVISDLIPAVEGMLLAPLRDEAAESGLARDAAAAPPMH
- a CDS encoding TerC family protein gives rise to the protein MDALLAVLSADFLGKPAWIWFTFIAIVIALLAFDLGVLHRKTHEIGIVESLWLSAGYIAMGCLFGTWVWWYFGPEPGMQYFTGFFVEKSLAMDNVFVISLIFSYFAIPRLYQHRVLVWGILGVIVLRGIMIGLGAALVTEFDWILFIFGAFLLVTGVKMLLVSDNMPDIEKNPILKFLRRRLNVTDKLHGEKFFVKLPDPKGSGRMVRFVTPLFLALVLIEFADLVFAVDSVPAIFAITTDPFIVYTSNIFAILGLRALYFALAAMVHRFHYLKYALSLVLVFIGGKIFYNQFYGKLDPVISLSVTFGLLAAGVIVSLVMTRGGGGGGGPKAEEVPATAR
- a CDS encoding sensor histidine kinase, whose translation is MTRSIKQWAAWRPAWPGALPRGFRGLAAALALAACALVPPASWFAAEWARGEALEELAETAQARLSLYTATLTAEIEKYRVLPLTLAWDPDVAALLASPRDAALVDRVDRKLAALNAGASLSALYVMARDGTTLASSNWTEETSFIGRNFAFRPYFREALAGRVGRYFAMGTTSQKPGYYIAYPVWAPVWAEHHTVGVVVAKVAMEPLEATWHDMAGERVFVTDRRGVVFITNVPDWRFRTLAPLPPEVRREFEASQQYEGTGLEPLPPLDSALVHRGPVPDTDWKVHVALDSRPADARARSAGLVAGIATLLLLAAGLVVLQRRLALAERLEYQRRAQLMLEHRVTERTAELSSANLRLTDEIAERGRAEQAARRAQEDLIQAAKLAALGQMAAGIVHEVNQPISAIRSYAENAALLLDRGRLDLVRGNLLEITGLTERVATITRQLKTFARKSSGMLGPVSPRLAVDRSMALLGAQAAALGADMVLEMPDEATQGPLPMVLADEARLEQVIVNLLRNALDAVSARNRRLVAVSLEQEDGHVLLKVRDTGPGIPEDDLPRLFDPFFTTKEVGVGLGLGLSISYGIVQDFGGRIAAANHEQGGAVFTVALRPAPPSGPALPPA
- a CDS encoding class I SAM-dependent rRNA methyltransferase — translated: MSDIAPRPTIRLQPSRHKRVQHGHPWVYSNEIHMDNTAKAIPPGSVVRVVTHDGAPLGAATFNPHTLICTRMLARDPEAQVDRGFLAERLRRALDLRERLYGRPFYRLVHAEADGLPALVVDRFGDTVVVQANSAGMDRLTPALLEALDEVLSPAAVVLRNDSPARGLEGLGGEVRVAKGALDGPIRLEENGSIFFADPGAGQKTGWFYDQRDNRAAIAALARGARVIDFYSYNGGFAVQCAKGGAASVVAVDRSEAALANGARAAEANGVAGLCEFRRADAFEELERLAAAGERFGVVIADPPAFVKSKKDLHAGTRAYRKMTRLAASITAPGGFLLVASCSHNVDVPLFAEQVSRGLGDARRSGRILRTGGAAPDHPVHPYLPETAYLKAQVLQLD
- the ccoN gene encoding cytochrome-c oxidase, cbb3-type subunit I, whose protein sequence is MTAATLSHGSSVGGERAGEETVSYNEAVIRLFVIATVFWGVVGFLVGIVIALQLAFPALNLGLEWTSFGRLRPLHTSAVIFAFGGNALFATSLYVVQRTCRAPLWGGPAIANFLFVGYQLFIVLAASGYVLGITQGKEYAEPEWYVDLWLTVVWVVYLLTFVGTIMQRREPHIYVANWFYLAFIVTIAMLHLVNNLNVPVSFFGTASYPLFAGVQGALVQWWYGHNAVGFFLTAGFLGMMYYFIPKQAGRPVYSYRLSIIHFWSLIFLYIWAGPHHLHYTALPEWAQTLGMTFSVMLWMPSWGGMINGIMTLSGAWDKLRTDPVLRFLVTSVAFYGMSTFEGPVMSIKAVNALSHYTDWTVGHVHSGALGWVAFVSFGAVYYLVPQLWKAQRLYSLRLVSYHFWTATIGIVLYITAMWISGIMQGLMWRAYDNLGFLQYSFVETVAAMHPFYVIRAMGGVLFLIGALIMVYNLWRTTKGDIRVEKPYVTAPTRKFAPAAE
- the ccoO gene encoding cytochrome-c oxidase, cbb3-type subunit II; its protein translation is MASTDKKSGLFNHGLIEKNVTLMMVLILLTVSIGGLVEIVPLFTIETTIEKVEGVRPYTPLEQMGRNIYIREGCYNCHSQQVRPFRDEAERYGHYSLAAESMYDHPFQWSSKRTGPDLARVGGKYSNQWQVAHLVDPRALVPESIMPGYGFLLERPLKYADIKDHLKTLSIVGVPYTSEQIDVAAKDLEVQQRPDGETDGLLARYPKAVVADFDGNPKVVTEMDALVAYLQMLGTLVDFTKYQPADLKQ
- a CDS encoding cbb3-type cytochrome oxidase subunit 3, which translates into the protein MDLNAIASFLRSFWTVWLMLLFVGVLFWALRPKNKSKFDEASRIPFKDEGQEK